The Capsicum annuum cultivar UCD-10X-F1 chromosome 1, UCD10Xv1.1, whole genome shotgun sequence sequence tgtactgtgatgcttccaaagtttgTTTGGTGTGTGTTTTAATAAAGAAAAGTACGGTTATAGGTTATATCGCTAGACATcttaatccccatgaaaagaattaccccacccatgatcttgaacaAGCAgttattgtgtttgccttaaagatatggaggcactatttgtatagggtacatgttgatgtgttcatagaccacaaaagcttgcagtatgtgttttcgcagaaggatttgaatctgcgttagagaagatggttagaattgttgaaagattatgacatgagtgttctgtatcatctgggcaaggccaatgtagtggtagatgccctcagtaggttgtctatgggtagtgttgctcacgttgaggatgatacgaagaagttagttcaggttGTTCATCAACTCACCatattaggtgttcatttggtagattcagctgagggtagtgtatgtgttcaaaatagttcaaaatcttctttggttgctgaagtgaaagaaaagaaaggtaGGGATTGCGGTCTGGTTAAGTGTAAGGAGTccgtcagagatcagaaagtagaggttttctcctaaggaggaaaTGGTGTGTTGCGGTgctagggtagactgtgtgtcccgtgtgtagatgatttgagacagtaaattcttgtagaagtgcatggtgtgcgttactccattcatctagggtccacaaagatgtactgcgatatgtgaaaaatctattggtggggtggtataaagaaggatattgcagagtttatagctaagtgctctaattGTCAATAgattaaggttgaacaccaaaatCCTAGTGGCACAATGCaagagttcagcatccccacttggaagtgggaagtggtgaacatggattttatgataggtttACCTCATacgcatcgtcagcatgattcaatatgggttattGTCGACGGGATGACCTAATCAGCCCacttcttgccagtccatacttcttattcagccaaggactatgccaagctctatcccagagagttggttaggttgcatggagtttcattgtccattattttagatacaggtacccagtttacctctcacttttggaaagcattccagaagggtcttggtatccaagttcatctcagtacaacctttcgcccacagacagatggtcaagcagagaggaccattcaaaccctaaaggatatattgagagcgtgtgttattgattttaagggtagttgggatgatcacttgcctttgattgagttcgagtataataactgctatcgttccagtattcagatatctCCGTTTGAGGTtctatatgggaggagatgtagatctctaactggttggtttgaggtaggtgagaccgCTTAGGTAGGGCCTGATTCGGTGTCTAATACattggagaaagttcaattgatcagggaggggcttaagacaacccaaagccaaCAAAAATCTTATGCTGATGTAAGGAGAACggatcttgagttcaagattAGAGATTTTGTATATCTgaagatctcttccatgaagggagtgaagaggtttggcaaaaaaggtaagctcagtcccctatatgttagcccttatagaatcttgaatAGATTTggaaaggtagattatgagctcgaGTTGACTACAGATTTGGCCTCAGTGaacccagtattccatatctctttgttgaaaaagtgtattggtaaCCCAGTTGTAGTTGTCCTTTTAGAAAactagatgttcagaacagcctttcttacgaagaaattctagtcgagatccttgatcgccGGATTCGTAGaccaaggaacaaagaagttcccttggtcaaaattctttggcggaaccaatccattgagggagtcacttgggaagcagaagcaaatatgcggaccaagtaccctcatcttttcttcggAAACTCAAACTCTACTTAGGGTAACAATTTTTcctagaatttctcttttccatacTCAGGtccagctgcatatcattctcatatcatttatGCATTCACGAatccagttcagtcatgtatcatgatTCAGAATCGATCATATAATCACATTTTCATcatgtatattcagcatgtaacctCAATTCCTCAGTGTTCTCAGCTTAAccaacctcattcgaggatgaatgttcccaagatggagatattgtaatacctcgagaatccaaaccaatattagaaccatgcttcaatctaatgagaaataaattatagttctttggtagttttatgagcgagtttgatgtatataaaggcctcaaataactcctaccTATTAGActaatcaaaatatcccttaccgattgagttcttgagaaatatgttgctatagtcaacttcacacgagcatatctttcattttactaataatttttgagattatgacccaccaaaagttagataattgaattatctttccaacgatatcaatttttacttaatccgatatcggagtaaaaagttatgtctGTTTTACCAGAGAGCTTTTCGACTGTCGAGATGCGACGgataggttgacggaccgtcaagccagGCTGTCAACATCAGGAAATAAGCTCGTTTTCTGGCCATAAAATGATGGTTTGAGTGATGGTCAGTTACCAGAGTGATGGTCCGGCACCCAGACCGCAACTAAACCCGTTCAGCGACTGAATGACGATTTTAAtgagatttttgggtctttttccaccctttttaacccctaattccATCAacttaaacaacataaatccttATTCATCctcaacatcaaaattagggtttttatcaagatcattcccaagaacaagattcaagccctctcttcaagaaaactcaagaatccaagCGTCACCATttaagaatcttcaagaaaagttattctccttcaagatttaagcttttgaggtatgttcgatgttcatccatgggccctttccacccatggagtccaagaattcaatttcaaattcaaagttatgatttttacaagttattgtgattttaaccatgaatccccatgaattgtgattctataccatgtttacatgtaagtgttgttgttattaaaccccacacgtTTGAATGGCATTGTTCACTGAGTTAAACCTTAATTGGTGATATCATtagtgaaatcatgctattactacatgtcttaaaactattcccatgcttagcttaaaccatgaatcgcaagtgtttaatgaaatgcctacaagaatgagttttgaataaatgcttacatatcatgtccttaaagttttagtatgatcttgctattattgctatcgattCCTAGgagtttgaatacccaaaatttagctctTACCTATTTTTCAAtatctacagaatgatttcagaACAATTATGAGCCCTATCGTCTCAGTTAGTTACCATAAACAGTAAacatagttcagttcagtatctaGTGTCGTTAAGTTGGCAGTAGGATTTAGCAACGAGCGAATCCaggaatgggggctcacctgccagtagagggtgtgacccttagtagcaatccctaggTTCCATAACtaagtagccagcgtaggttgagacgtCAACCTACTAGTTAAggattgacacatatctcataaaGGTACCGGCCAGTTGAGGGTagcccttagtccttcgggacaacacttcagtggatccacacagctatgtgttggtacccgtggcacagtactgataccctttcaactggggtcataggttggacctcaattagatatttggggcatgtcggttagatgatagctcccacaatctcatTCCAGTATTCAACTCAGtaatcagtttcagttttgctgaCTATAGCATACAGATGTCAGTTATccatttattagtattcagtatctcagtttatagattatattcagaacatgtgttatgtttggtcatgcattctcagtctttacagatttcatgcattctactcagtacttcatgctattcattcagacAGCTATTACacatgcacatgaaaccatgcatattagcctaacctcatttaacataccagtacattctaagtactgatcgcatactcatttttttgcattatgatgtttaatgtcataggttcggacgcttggGTTCCTGAACGTACTTAGATAGATCAGCCATCAGCAGCAGTCAATAGTGGTGAGTCTTTATCCTTCGAGGACGAGTTATCTTGCATTCAGTATTTTagcagttcagttatttagtcagggggagttagttgggggcttgtcccatcaactccacagttagtcaattagaggctttcagactggTACAAATAAttagtcagttttcagttgtcATTATCGGCCATTTTATAAGTATTATTAATGTTGTTTTGCAGACATTgccagaactatgatttaaaaccttatggcatttttcagtTAAGTTCCGCAAATACTCTTTTGTTACCAGctttattcagtgttcacagcagTTACCagtatcataggttagcttgtggtcacttatgactgtaagcaccgtgtagcgcccagggtgtactctcagggcattacagtTGAGACCTTGTAGGATCTATCCTTGTGACATTTGATAGTTTGGAACTTGATTTTGTGGTATTTGATAGGGTGTAGATCTTGTGGTAGGTTTTGGGGCGTTTGTTGTCAGGGTGGTGGGTTAAATTGTAGTGGTCGGGCTATATTTTGTGGAGTTTGGTCTGTAGTAGCAGAAGGCAAGGGAACACTTCCTTGTGAACATGTGGAGTAGAGCTTTAGGGCGGAAGTTTCTTAGTTGTGTCCTCTTGAAGTTGCTTGAAGGTTGTTTTGAGGAGTAGTATTAGAAGTGTTTAGATGTCCCTCTATACTCATCATCTTTCCATCCATATTTAATACCCATCCTCGATGCCCAACATTCATTCATTGATAGTATCCATACCTCGTCGCATCCCCATGATAGATTTCAATATGGTATCAAGATCTACCTCGCTTGTGATAGGTTGGATCTCATCTTTCGGTGCCATAGTACCCATCAATAAGAGACTCAATACAACTAATAAGCAAGGTTAACCTTAGTGAAATCAAATCTCACAACCACTAGTGTGTCCACGCTTAGATTGCCTCATAATTAGCTCGACTTTGTTGAACTTGCTTGTTCTCATTGGTATATGAAGTGCATATATTCTACTCTCGATTAGAATGGATTCTTGTTGAGAAAAGAACGGATGACTCGATTAAAAACTAAAAGACTTGAATCAAAGAAGTTAActaggaaataaatgataaaacacaCAAGAAAGGGACAAAAAAGTAAAcagactcaagaactaatcaaaaCTAAATAGAGTGactactagttgttaattagcttaagaaattaagaaaaaaatgattaagAATCAAATAAATGAAACTGGGAAACAAAGATTGAGCTTATTGATTTTTGGACTTTGTGACGGCTCAAGTGATGGTCCGTCTAGTTGCTGGCGGTCCGTCAGGGGTTCCGTCACATTTTAACCAATATATGTGTTAAGTGGACTTGGGGTGACGGGTTGGTTGGTGGGTCGTCAACCACTTGGTGGTTCGTCAGACCAGTCATCACACCTTAACCAAAATAGGTGTTAAGTGGACTTAGGGTGACGGTTAGGCTGGTGGATCATCAGTCTTTTGATGGGTCGTCAAGGTAGTCGTCAGGCACAACCAGAATGGTGTCCAACCTTGTTGGTGGTGACGGTTTAGGTTGGCAGATCTCCACTTGCTTGGTAGTTCGTCTCTCAAGTCATCAACAGCAACCAGACTTGATACGATTTGGACTTCAAGTTTAAAGGTCGAATTCTTCGATTTTGTGATTTCTTGGGACTCACTTCACCTCATATTTACTCTTAATGGGTCAAAGAACACTTTTCTCCAAACTTTCCCTAAGGGTTTTTGATCAAATTGTActttcttgcttcttcttcaccaagAACAGCAAGAACAAAGATGAAGATTTCAAAAACTCAACTCACTCATTTCAACTCGAGTTCACTCCAAATTCGAGATCCAAGCTACTTTTGATATCGGTACAAACCCCAATGTTTTTCAACCCTCAATTTCACTCCAAAATGTTTagatttgaagacctattttcaaaatttcttcaagctcaactcaacaatgataaaacctTCAAATCAACTCTGATTAAGCTTAAATCCTAGATTTTAGACTCAAATAATGCGAATAAgaatctagcactagaaactcaagaaaacataaaaattaagcACTCAAAAttttgaactatacccaaaaatgTGAAACCCAAAATTTGTGtgtgtgatttttttatttttcttcaataccACAACCCAAGACTAAAATCATCGGAACCATTTTAAGCTCCggtctaataccaaatgataccaaccaaaatagaaaatgaaagcaaaggacaaaatcaaaagataagaaagaaagaCGATAAATAGATAGACACAAAAAGAGGAAACATAAGCAATCAAAGGTGTATTAAACCAAAGACCTCTAACGTTTAAACCTAATCAAACACCTAGCTCCTACAAAGACCGAGAGTGAAATTGAATTGCATCGCAACCAACGTTTCCAAACAAGTCAATAAGCTCCCAAAAGCTCAATAAACACTCTCGAATGTAGACTCATTCAAAATCATCTTAAGTCTAAGAAAAGAGAAAACCTAGCTGAGACTCCTCCATCGTCCATCCTCATCATAGTGGATCACAAAACTCCTCTTCATCTCTAAAGCATCATCAATTACCTTACTTTGAATCTTTGGAATAATTCGGAATGTATCATACATTGAGATATGTGGAGCACACACTGTGAATGTATCATACATTGAGATATGTGGAGCACACACTGTGTTGTGAGATTTTCATTGTCCTTCGTGAGTGACAAGCTTGTACAACGGTGTAACAAGGAATCTCATTAAGGATGTGTGAACTTTAATAGGACTTTTAGTTGTTACCTGGCAAACTTCAAAATACCATATGATAAAATTTAAGTAGCAAGCAAAAGTTTGTATTTAAACTAACAATACAATGCAATAAAATGGCTAACAACCATCTAAACATATGTATTGACTTTAGATTTAACGAAAAGAAAAGGAATTTaagtataaataaaattcaatatatcTTTTGGATCTCGTATTCACTCTCATCTTGTAATTAAAGGGCAAAACTAATGTTGAAGATGCCCAGATATtcataacaaaaacaaaatacaaagcTAAAGCACAAGATGGATTTTGTTTTCCTttggaagagaagaaagaagtaaATAAATGGTAATAGTAATATTCATTACATCTACAGTAGTCCAAGCAAATGGGACTACAAGAAGCTccaaaaatgaataataaattcTTTAGTATTCCCTATACAACCTTTAGTATTGGCCTAAAAACGTGGAAGACATTATACAAAACATAATGACagtaaaataaagaaaggtaAGATCAAGAATATCACCAAACTTCCTCCTCTTGCAAAATTCTAGCAGCCAAGCTTGAAATGCACCATCCATTGCTTGAAGTTGGCTGCATCTCAGGACTCAGAAGGTAACTTGCCACCTTCTATCTTGCACATAACGCATTGACCAGCACGTGACCAAGCATAATGTCTACAAAGTATTGGTGCCCAATCTGGCCATCCCTCCACTTCAGCTTGGCCGGAGCACGGCCATAATGCACCCCGTCGTTGCATCGGTTGTCGTAGTGCCATGGATAAGTCATGTCAAAATCATCAATGATGCGATCAACTAAACCATATGCCCTAAACTTATCCAAGACTACCCCATTGAAAGCCTCCATTTTATTTGGATTGAATGCTAATCGTCTAGCATATCCGCCGGTGGTTATTGTGGTCCTATATATGACTTCAGGCGGTCTCACTCCTCTCTGCTTTACCCCATTAAGTACCTCAGCCCAGAATGAAGCAGCATAGTCGGCGCCTTCAATGAAATGCCTAATATTAGGCCAATACACTCCATCATGTAACCCCGAATTCATGATAATAGTGTCTGGAACAACATGTCCAGAGAAGTACCCTTTCAAAAGTTCTCTATAGTCAGCATCTTTCAATGAATTCAAGCCTTGATAATTGCCTGTCTGGTTATGATGCCCATTGAAAATGTTCGTAAATCGAATTGTTTGTGATGGATTCCTTGGGTTGCTGATGTTCAAATCAACTCTCCTTGGAACGTCCTTTATATCATTCACATCTAAAATGAAATTGAGGATGTTTCTCACTGTGTCACAGTGATTCGAATCGCCCCACCAGAAAATCCAGCGATCCTTCAAACAATTCCATGCTTCTTCACTTGAGAACATCTTGAATGAACAATGTGTTGAATACACCCAACCATTGCTTTCCAAGGACCCTAGTGGACCATCACACCATGGTTTTTGGCATGGAAAATTTGGTTCTTGGCATCTGTATCGCCCATCATTGCTAATTGAACagctatcattcttggcatgacGAGTCCATCGACCAGACCAAACATCTCTAATAAGATCTGACTTCTTGCACTGAGATATTTCAGGTAAATCAATGGAGGACTTGGAGAATTTGACTGGGATCACGCGCAAAACCTTGTCAAATGCAAATCTTTCAGGCGAAAACTTCAAGCCTTCATGATGTCGAAAGAGTAAGATAATCGTGAGGTTATAATCCCCAGAAAAATCAGGATGAACTTGCAGGGAAAACTGGTAAGTACCATTGCCTAAATCTTTAATTGGCGGCCTAGACTTCCATGTTTCACCAGCAATATCAGTTTCGAAATAATCACCACCCAAACAATGAGGCTTCCCAGAAGCATCCAATGCATGAAAAACAAACTCATGAATATCCCCAGTTGACAACTCAATGTTCTCACGACCATCCAAAGCAGGGATTTTTACATCCACAGTTCTTGATTCCCTACATGGCTCTCCACCAGGAGCCAACCACTTAGTAAGTAGATTTGCTGAAAAGTTTGCCTCTAATTCAGCTGAAATCCACCTAACAACTCTTGGGGTCAAATCTGACACCATTTCAAGGCTAAAATCAGTGGCATCACCTTGACTTTCGGTCAAATTTATCGGTTGAGGTTCAACTTTAGGAGCCAGATTTTTTCGTGGAAAATCTTGGTTCAAATTCTGGAGAGCAATTACAGAATGAGGTCTAAGAGAAATATTGGTAAAGCTGAAATCTTTAAAGCTAGGTCTAAACTCTCCTGAACTACTATTCGCCTTCAACAAAACAAAATCTCTCTGGAAACTACCCACAGTGACACCATCAATCCCCCACACAATCAAGATTCCAAGAAAAACACCCATTGTCAGTATCTTAAACCACCATTGAACTTTGGGGTTGTTAGACCTCATAACCCACCCAACATTTCCAGCTTTCTCAGACATCTTACAAGAAAACATATTGTAAATGTTCGCACCAACCCACCAAAACCCAACACCACAACTATACAACCCAACCAAGAATGAGAAAAATGACGATTTCCCCCCAAATCTTTGAAAAAGAGCAGAACCAACCAACAAAAAGCCAACAGCTAGAACTGTACAAACCCACCAAGAATCTTGAAAAGCCTCACCTACTAGGTAAAAAAGAGAAACTTTTTTACATTTaagtttctgaaaaataaaaagaaatcaagaaatgccCAATTCCTTTAACAAGAAAATAAGTAGGCCTAGGCCAATTGGGACTTCTTTTCACTAAAAATGTAGTGAAAAAGCTAATGTAGTGGAAATAgttcgaaaaaaaaaaacaccaaggTTGTCAAAGTTTTTATGCAGCAGCTGAATGAGGAGAGACAAagtagaagaaagaaaatgacaaGATATGGACAATGAAAAATGAGGAAGAAGAGGATCCCAACTACGGTACAAAAAGTTGTTAGTGAAAATATTAAAGAGCTTACTGGATAAAATGTACTACTATATGTTGTCGTATTTCTAAtattcaataataatttaaatttaaaatatcaatttaactCTTAACATCAtgatttaaaatacatataattattttaaagaataaattttaaaatattttttttctatttcaatatcAAATCAAACAATACAGTACAAACAGAGAGTGAGAGGCTATAAAAGAGCTGTTGCTTGTAGTGATTGATTGATATTGTCAATTGTTGATAATGCCCTTAGGAGTTATGCAAAATTACAATTATTGGGACTTCACCGACAGACACGGAAATGGAATTTT is a genomic window containing:
- the LOC107841444 gene encoding uncharacterized protein LOC107841444, whose product is MFSCKMSEKAGNVGWVMRSNNPKVQWWFKILTMGVFLGILIVWGIDGVTVGSFQRDFVLLKANSSSGEFRPSFKDFSFTNISLRPHSVIALQNLNQDFPRKNLAPKVEPQPINLTESQGDATDFSLEMVSDLTPRVVRWISAELEANFSANLLTKWLAPGGEPCRESRTVDVKIPALDGRENIELSTGDIHEFVFHALDASGKPHCLGGDYFETDIAGETWKSRPPIKDLGNGTYQFSLQVHPDFSGDYNLTIILLFRHHEGLKFSPERFAFDKVLRVIPVKFSKSSIDLPEISQCKKSDLIRDVWSGRWTRHAKNDSCSISNDGRYRCQEPNFPCQKPWCDGPLGSLESNGWVYSTHCSFKMFSSEEAWNCLKDRWIFWWGDSNHCDTVRNILNFILDVNDIKDVPRRVDLNISNPRNPSQTIRFTNIFNGHHNQTGNYQGLNSLKDADYRELLKGYFSGHVVPDTIIMNSGLHDGVYWPNIRHFIEGADYAASFWAEVLNGVKQRGVRPPEVIYRTTITTGGYARRLAFNPNKMEAFNGVVLDKFRAYGLVDRIIDDFDMTYPWHYDNRCNDGVHYGRAPAKLKWRDGQIGHQYFVDIMLGHVLVNALCAR